CCGATGTTTTCTTGCTTGCCAAAATAAACACCTATTTATCTAAATATCAAAATAAATAATCGTGCTAAAATCTATTTTTCCACCTTACAGCTTCTAGCACATAAAATTTTACTTATCTACATAGCTATACAATACAACAATAATTGACTAGTAACTAAAGATCATTAGGTTATTCACTTTCAGACTTTTTAAATACTTTTTCTGAAACTTTTTGACCTTTTTTATAAGTAATTTCTTTAGTTTTGTTATCATTGCCATCGTATTCTGTCCATATCCCTTCTTTTAATCCATTTTGATATTCACCTTCAGCTATCTTCCTACCTTCCTCAAAGAACCATTGCCATTTCCCTGTTGGAACATCATCCTGATATTCTCCCTGCCATGTCTTTTCACCTAACTGATCAGAAAAATGCCACACTCCTTGTTTCTTTCCTTGAGTATAATTACCTTCTTCAAGCTTTACTTTTGCTTGGTTATAAACTACAGATGCCCCATCTTTTATACCATCTGTATAAAAAACCTCACTGGTTAATGCTCCATCATCAAACCATGCGCGCCAAGGGCCTACTTGTTTGTTATCTGCATATAAGCCTTCTGACTTTAATTGACCATTTGCATACCACTCTGACCACAAACCATCAGGTACATTACCCTTGTAATAACGTTGATACATTTGCTGCCCATTAGGATACCATTTGATTGCTGGACCATCTATTTTACCATCCATAAAATTCAACTCTTCAATAGGATCACCTTCTTTCGTCCATAATCGAAAAGTCCTATAAATAGATAGAGAGCTATAATAACCACTATCCTTAACTACTGTAGTCGGTAATTTTGTTAATTGGTCAGCTCTAATTAAAGTAAATGGATTAGTCAGTTTAGTATCAAATCCTGAATAAAAATCTTGCACAACATAAAAGTTATCAGAGTTCTTACCCATAAATTTACGATAATACTCACTATTTTGAGCAATAATATCGCCTTCATTATAATTTACTATTGTAGTAGTTGAAGCATTGTTGTCTCCCCCATTTTGGAACATAACAATGCCACCAATAACTAAAATAGCAATAACAAGATAAATTATTTTGTTCATCGACAACAATCCATAATTGTGATTAATACATTAGTAAGTATAATCAACTCTTCACGATAATATACAGCATTATATCAAAAACACCCAAGCTATCTTATCCATTATTAGAAGTATCAACAATAGATAAAATAGCTTAGGTACTATAATCGTAGCTTAATAGACTATTTATTAAAATTGACTGCAAAATGCTCTTGGGAAAAACGCATTCTTTCCTCAGGCGCTTCAACACGTTGTTTTTTCTTTAAATCTGCTATATGTGCTTCAACAATCTTATTACGCATTGCTAAACCTGTGTCATTAGCAATTTGAATATTTAATCCTGGACGTGCATTAAGTTCTAGAATTAAAGGACCTTGATCTTTGTCTAATACCATATCAACGCCAATATAACCTAGCCCTGAAAGCTCATAACAGCGAGTGGCCAGACGCATAAAGTTATCCCAATCTGGTAACTGTACACCACTGACAAAGTTGTTTGTGTCAGGGTGTTTATCTATTTTCTCATTCAACCAAGTACCTTTTAAAGTGATACCACTGGCTAGATCTACTCCCACCCCTATTGCACCTTGGTGTAAATTAGCTTTACCACTTGATTGACGAGTAGGTAAACGTAACATTGCCATCACAGGATATCCCAATAAAACAATGATACGAATATCGGGTACACCCTCATAACTGATACTATTAAAAATAGAATCTGGTGTTACACGGTATTCAATAAGTGCACGATCTCTCATGCCACCCAGTGAATATAATCCAGTTAAAATACTAGAAATTTGATACTCAATTTCTGAATGAGAAATCATTCGCCCAGAAACAGTTTTAAATCTTTTTTCATCAAACTTATCCGCAATAACGATGATTCCATCACCACCAGCCCCTTGTGCTGGTTTGATAACAAAATCAGTACGGCCTGCTAAAATGGAATCTAGCTTACTAATATCGTGCTCTGTTTCAATAATGCCATAGAGTTCTGGCACATGAATACCTTCCTCAATAGCACGCATCTTAGTAATGATCTTATCATCAACCACAGGATAATATTTTCGCTTATTATACTTGAGAATATAATCACCATTACGCTGATTAATCCCCATAATACCGCGAGATTTTAGCTCCTTCCAAGTTTTCCACATAGATAACATGTGCCTAACCCTCTTTTAACAGAGCTTTAAAACGACGTAACTCAGTTAGGCGATAACCACGATAGCGTCCCATAGCGAGCATAAAACCAACTAATATTAATAAAATACCAGGGAATGTAAACACGAAATAAACTAAGGCTGGTATCTTCATTACTAAATAAGCTAATGAAGCGGCACAAAGTGTACCTATACCTACTTTAAAAGCATTAGTCCCTCCACGCTCTTCCCATGTAATAGAAAGTCGCTCAATGGTCATGGTTAAAATTACCATTGGGAATAAAGTAACAGATAATCCCTGCTCCAAGCCT
This portion of the Entomomonas sp. E2T0 genome encodes:
- a CDS encoding toxin-antitoxin system YwqK family antitoxin, yielding MNKIIYLVIAILVIGGIVMFQNGGDNNASTTTIVNYNEGDIIAQNSEYYRKFMGKNSDNFYVVQDFYSGFDTKLTNPFTLIRADQLTKLPTTVVKDSGYYSSLSIYRTFRLWTKEGDPIEELNFMDGKIDGPAIKWYPNGQQMYQRYYKGNVPDGLWSEWYANGQLKSEGLYADNKQVGPWRAWFDDGALTSEVFYTDGIKDGASVVYNQAKVKLEEGNYTQGKKQGVWHFSDQLGEKTWQGEYQDDVPTGKWQWFFEEGRKIAEGEYQNGLKEGIWTEYDGNDNKTKEITYKKGQKVSEKVFKKSESE
- a CDS encoding alpha-L-glutamate ligase-like protein, which gives rise to MLSMWKTWKELKSRGIMGINQRNGDYILKYNKRKYYPVVDDKIITKMRAIEEGIHVPELYGIIETEHDISKLDSILAGRTDFVIKPAQGAGGDGIIVIADKFDEKRFKTVSGRMISHSEIEYQISSILTGLYSLGGMRDRALIEYRVTPDSIFNSISYEGVPDIRIIVLLGYPVMAMLRLPTRQSSGKANLHQGAIGVGVDLASGITLKGTWLNEKIDKHPDTNNFVSGVQLPDWDNFMRLATRCYELSGLGYIGVDMVLDKDQGPLILELNARPGLNIQIANDTGLAMRNKIVEAHIADLKKKQRVEAPEERMRFSQEHFAVNFNK